The DNA window CCTTTGTTTTTTTATTATTCTTCTTAGGTTGCTTATTTTGTTTTGCACATTCTTGTTGACCTTTATGAGGACACTTGCAATCACTACAATTTTTGTCAATCTCGTGTTTATTATTTTTATTGTTATCTTTAGATTCCTTATTTTGTTTTGCACATTCTTGTCCATCTTTATGAGGACACTTGCAATCACTACAATTTTTCTTAATCTCATGTTTCTTATAAATATATATATCTTCACTTAATTTGTTTTTGTCTTTATCTTCCACAAGTCTTACTTTAACAGATTCTAGTAATACATTGTTATCTACTACAATTCCTTCTCCATCTGGAGTATTTATTTTTTCTCCCACATTAGGTAAATTTTCTTTCATACATTCATACATTTCATGCTCATATTTTAAGCAACACATAAGTCTTCCACATATGCCTGATATTTTAGTAGGGTTTAAAGAAAGGCTCTGCTCCTTTGCCATTTTAATGGAAACAGGCTCAAAATCTCCAAGCCATGTGGCACAGCATAAAGTTCTTCCGCATGGACCCAAGCCATTTATCATCTTTGCTTCGTCTCTAACTCCTATTTGTCTTAATTCTATTCTAGTTTTAAATACGGAAGCCAAATCTTTTACTAATTCTCTAAAATCTATTCTTCCATCTGCCGTGAAATAAAATATTATCTTGTTATTATCAAAGGTATATTCCACATCAATCAATTTCATATCTAAATCATGTTTATTTATTTTTTCTAAACAACACTCAAATGCAAACTTTTGCTTTTCCTTATTTTCTTTGTTTATAGACTCATCTTCTCCTGTAGCAATTCTTATTACACATTTTAGAGGAGCTACTATTTCCTCTTCTGATATTTCCTTTATTCCTACTACGACTTCTCCAAACTCTACTCCCCTTGCCGTTTCTACTATGACATTTTGTCCCTTTTCTACTAATATATCAGTAGGATCAAAATAATATATCTTCCCAGCCTTTTTAAATCTTACACCTACAACCTTTACCATTATTGTACCTCCTGTATACATAACAACATATTCTCTATTGTTAACTGATAATTCACATGTGCTCTTAAATC is part of the Anaeromicrobium sediminis genome and encodes:
- a CDS encoding PSP1 domain-containing protein, with protein sequence MVKVVGVRFKKAGKIYYFDPTDILVEKGQNVIVETARGVEFGEVVVGIKEISEEEIVAPLKCVIRIATGEDESINKENKEKQKFAFECCLEKINKHDLDMKLIDVEYTFDNNKIIFYFTADGRIDFRELVKDLASVFKTRIELRQIGVRDEAKMINGLGPCGRTLCCATWLGDFEPVSIKMAKEQSLSLNPTKISGICGRLMCCLKYEHEMYECMKENLPNVGEKINTPDGEGIVVDNNVLLESVKVRLVEDKDKNKLSEDIYIYKKHEIKKNCSDCKCPHKDGQECAKQNKESKDNNKNNKHEIDKNCSDCKCPHKGQQECAKQNKQPKKNNKKTKE